From Spartinivicinus ruber, the proteins below share one genomic window:
- a CDS encoding ParB/RepB/Spo0J family partition protein, whose protein sequence is MATKKRGLGRGLDALLGSTTTATAVVETNEEQNNQLEELPVEWIQRGRYQPRRDMHPEALEELSNSIKAQGVMQPIVVRPIGQNKYEIIAGERRWRATQLAGLDKIPAVIREVPDEAAIAMALIENIQREDLNPIEEAMALHRLQQEFGLTQQQVADAVGKSRATITNLLRLMTLADDVKTMLEHGDLEMGHARAILSLTKTQQLMAAKTIVAKGLSVRQTEALVRRMQAEAENNKPEQKIDPDIKQLEDELGEKLGTEVFIQHSAKGKGKLVIKYNNLDELDGVLAHIK, encoded by the coding sequence ATGGCAACCAAAAAAAGAGGGTTAGGCCGAGGCCTTGACGCTTTACTGGGAAGCACCACAACTGCAACAGCTGTTGTAGAAACCAACGAAGAGCAAAACAACCAGTTAGAAGAGCTACCTGTTGAGTGGATTCAACGTGGTCGCTACCAGCCTCGCCGTGATATGCACCCTGAAGCGTTAGAGGAGTTATCTAACTCAATAAAAGCCCAAGGAGTAATGCAACCTATTGTCGTACGCCCAATTGGTCAAAATAAATACGAAATTATTGCAGGCGAACGACGCTGGCGCGCAACACAATTAGCAGGCCTGGATAAAATACCCGCCGTCATTCGTGAAGTGCCAGATGAAGCAGCTATTGCTATGGCTCTCATTGAAAATATACAGCGTGAAGACTTAAACCCAATTGAAGAAGCCATGGCACTCCACCGACTACAACAAGAATTTGGTTTAACTCAACAACAAGTAGCTGATGCCGTTGGTAAGTCACGTGCAACTATTACCAACCTGCTTCGTTTAATGACCTTAGCTGATGATGTCAAAACCATGCTAGAGCACGGTGATTTAGAAATGGGTCATGCCAGAGCTATTTTAAGCTTAACTAAAACGCAACAGTTAATGGCAGCCAAAACTATTGTCGCTAAAGGTTTATCCGTTCGACAAACTGAAGCCCTTGTGCGGCGAATGCAAGCAGAAGCAGAAAATAACAAACCTGAACAAAAAATTGATCCCGATATAAAACAGCTAGAAGATGAGCTAGGAGAAAAGCTCGGTACTGAAGTATTCATTCAGCACTCCGCAAAAGGAAAAGGTAAGTTAGTAATAAAATACAACAACTTAGACGAGTTAGATGGTGTGCTAGCCCATATTAAATAA
- a CDS encoding ParA family protein produces the protein MAKILAVTNQKGGVGKTTTCVNLAASLVATKRQVLVVDLDPQGNATMGSGIDKNSLENSIYDVLVGVIDAQGALIPTDPAGFDLLPANADLTAAEVELLDIPQKELRLKKALADVGTIYDFILIDCPPSLNMLTVNALAAADGVIIPMQCEYYALEGLSALLDTISRIVSVLNPKLKIEGLLRTMYDARNSLTNEVSAQLVEHFGDQVYRTVVPRNVRLAEAPSYGLPVLKYDKHSKGALAYLALAGELIRKQEQVAISA, from the coding sequence GTGGCCAAAATACTTGCGGTAACTAACCAAAAAGGGGGCGTGGGAAAAACCACTACCTGCGTTAATCTCGCTGCGTCGTTAGTCGCAACTAAACGGCAAGTGTTGGTGGTTGACCTAGACCCACAAGGCAACGCCACGATGGGCAGTGGCATAGATAAAAACAGCTTAGAAAACTCCATTTATGATGTATTAGTGGGCGTAATTGATGCACAAGGTGCATTAATACCAACTGACCCAGCTGGTTTTGACTTGCTTCCAGCCAATGCTGACCTTACTGCAGCTGAAGTAGAGCTATTAGATATTCCACAAAAAGAGTTACGCCTAAAGAAAGCCCTGGCAGATGTAGGAACAATCTATGATTTTATTCTGATTGACTGCCCACCTTCGTTAAACATGTTAACTGTCAATGCCTTGGCTGCCGCTGACGGGGTTATTATCCCCATGCAGTGTGAATATTATGCACTTGAAGGGTTATCGGCATTGTTAGACACCATTAGTCGCATTGTTTCAGTATTAAATCCCAAATTAAAAATTGAAGGTTTATTACGAACAATGTATGACGCTCGCAATAGCTTGACCAATGAAGTGTCAGCGCAATTGGTTGAACATTTTGGCGACCAGGTTTACCGAACTGTGGTTCCTCGTAATGTTCGCTTAGCAGAAGCCCCCAGTTACGGCTTGCCTGTATTAAAATACGACAAACATTCAAAAGGTGCATTGGCTTATCTGGCTTTAGCTGGTGAGCTGATTCGTAAACAAGAGCAAGTAGCTATTAGCGCTTAA
- the rsmG gene encoding 16S rRNA (guanine(527)-N(7))-methyltransferase RsmG, with amino-acid sequence MNSNSQQQSSKKHSQAIATGASAMGLQLTEAQLGQLTAYLTLLNKWNKAYNLTAVRDIQQMIPRHLLDSLSVVPHIVGNHILDVGTGPGLPGIPLAICFPDKQLTLLDSNGKKTRFLVQAKTALQLDNIQVVQKRVEQFQVDKPFDIIISRAFSALKDMVKWTQHLLAPEGYLFAMKGVHPVEEIQQAEALSAKLVKSIPLNVANCEGERHLVILQNNNANIAS; translated from the coding sequence GTGAACTCAAACTCTCAACAACAATCTTCTAAAAAACATTCCCAAGCGATTGCCACAGGAGCCTCTGCAATGGGGCTTCAACTCACTGAGGCTCAACTGGGACAACTAACGGCTTACCTGACCTTACTCAATAAGTGGAATAAAGCCTATAACCTAACAGCTGTTCGAGATATCCAACAAATGATTCCACGTCACTTGCTGGATAGTTTAAGTGTTGTGCCACATATAGTAGGCAATCACATCTTGGATGTAGGAACAGGTCCTGGTTTACCGGGCATTCCATTAGCGATTTGCTTTCCAGATAAACAGCTCACTTTGCTAGATAGTAACGGCAAAAAAACCCGTTTTTTAGTACAAGCAAAAACAGCTTTACAGTTAGATAATATACAAGTCGTTCAAAAACGCGTTGAACAATTTCAGGTTGATAAACCCTTTGATATTATTATCTCCCGAGCTTTTAGTGCTCTAAAAGATATGGTGAAATGGACTCAACATCTGCTCGCACCAGAAGGGTATTTGTTTGCCATGAAAGGTGTCCATCCAGTAGAGGAGATTCAACAAGCTGAAGCACTTTCAGCAAAGCTGGTAAAATCTATACCACTTAACGTAGCAAACTGTGAAGGTGAACGTCACTTGGTAATATTACAAAACAATAATGCAAACATCGCTTCTTAA
- the mnmG gene encoding tRNA uridine-5-carboxymethylaminomethyl(34) synthesis enzyme MnmG — MDYPTRYDVIVIGGGHAGTEAALAAARTGVKTLLLTHNIETLGQMSCNPAIGGIGKSHLVKEIDALGGAMALATDKAGIQFRVLNSRKGPAVRATRAQADRALYKAAIRRVLENQPNLDIFQQAADDLIVEGDQVKGVVTQMGLKFFSNNVVLTTGTFLGGQIHIGLQNYSGGRAGDPPSIALANRLRELPFRVERLKTGTPPRIDAKSVDFSAMTPQPGDTPTPVMSYLGSLADHPEQICCYITHTNEQTHDVIRGGMDRSPMYTGVIEGVGPRYCPSIEDKIVRFADKNSHQVFVEPEGLTTNELYPNGISTSLPFDVQLELVRSIKGFENAHITRPGYAIEYDFFDPRDLRPSLETRFIGGLFFAGQINGTTGYEEAGAQGLLAGLNASLRAQEKEAWSPRRDEAYIGVLVDDLINNGTQEPYRMFTSRAEYRLILREDNADLRLTEKGHELGLINDQRWAVFCRKKEAIEQETQRLKTSWIQPNTTAGEEANKIFEKPITREYNLLELLRRPEVSYKAIANLVGEPVSDDPQVAEQVEIQTKYQGYIDRQTEEIARLRRHENTLLPEDLDYQQIAGLSNEIKQKLSDARPETLGRASRIPGVTPAAVSLLIVHLKKRSIVADKTKTDLSA, encoded by the coding sequence GTGGACTATCCGACTCGCTATGACGTAATTGTCATTGGTGGCGGCCATGCAGGCACAGAGGCGGCCCTGGCAGCGGCTCGCACCGGGGTTAAAACACTGTTATTAACCCACAATATTGAAACATTAGGGCAAATGTCCTGTAACCCTGCTATTGGTGGTATTGGTAAAAGCCATTTGGTTAAAGAAATCGATGCCCTGGGCGGAGCTATGGCTTTAGCTACCGATAAAGCAGGCATTCAGTTTCGTGTACTTAACTCTCGCAAAGGTCCGGCAGTTCGTGCCACCCGCGCCCAAGCTGATCGCGCTTTATATAAGGCTGCAATTCGCCGGGTTTTAGAAAACCAGCCCAACCTGGATATTTTTCAACAGGCTGCTGATGACTTGATTGTGGAAGGCGACCAAGTTAAGGGCGTTGTTACCCAAATGGGCCTAAAGTTTTTCTCTAATAATGTGGTACTGACAACAGGCACATTTTTAGGCGGACAAATTCATATTGGCTTACAAAATTATTCCGGCGGTCGAGCAGGTGATCCACCTTCTATCGCCTTGGCCAATCGACTTCGTGAACTACCATTTAGAGTTGAACGATTAAAAACAGGTACTCCCCCTCGTATTGATGCCAAATCAGTCGATTTTTCTGCTATGACCCCACAGCCTGGGGACACCCCCACGCCAGTGATGTCTTATTTGGGTTCATTAGCTGATCACCCAGAACAGATTTGCTGTTACATAACCCACACCAATGAGCAAACTCATGACGTCATTCGTGGTGGAATGGACCGTTCACCAATGTACACCGGGGTTATCGAAGGTGTTGGTCCACGATATTGTCCTTCTATAGAAGATAAGATTGTTCGCTTTGCGGATAAAAACTCACACCAGGTCTTTGTTGAACCTGAAGGTTTAACCACCAACGAACTTTACCCTAATGGTATTTCAACCAGTCTGCCTTTTGATGTGCAACTTGAGTTAGTGCGCTCGATAAAAGGTTTTGAAAATGCCCATATCACTCGCCCAGGCTACGCCATTGAGTATGACTTCTTCGATCCAAGAGATTTGAGGCCTTCTTTAGAAACTCGATTTATCGGTGGATTATTTTTTGCCGGGCAAATCAATGGCACCACAGGCTATGAAGAAGCTGGAGCACAAGGCTTACTTGCAGGCTTAAATGCTTCTTTAAGAGCACAAGAAAAAGAGGCATGGAGCCCACGTCGTGATGAAGCTTATATTGGTGTATTGGTTGATGACTTGATCAACAACGGTACTCAAGAGCCTTACCGAATGTTTACCAGCCGTGCTGAATACCGCTTGATTTTAAGAGAAGATAACGCAGATTTACGGTTAACCGAAAAAGGCCATGAGCTTGGCTTGATCAATGATCAACGCTGGGCAGTATTTTGCCGTAAAAAAGAGGCCATTGAACAAGAAACCCAGCGGCTAAAAACCAGCTGGATTCAACCTAATACGACTGCCGGTGAAGAAGCCAATAAAATCTTCGAAAAACCAATTACCCGGGAATACAACTTATTAGAGTTATTGCGCCGACCTGAAGTGAGTTATAAGGCGATAGCTAACTTAGTGGGCGAGCCAGTTTCAGATGATCCTCAAGTCGCTGAGCAGGTTGAAATTCAAACTAAATACCAAGGCTATATTGACCGACAAACTGAAGAAATCGCCCGGCTAAGGCGTCACGAAAACACCCTTTTGCCAGAAGATTTGGACTACCAACAAATTGCTGGCTTATCCAATGAAATTAAGCAAAAACTGTCAGATGCACGGCCAGAAACTCTGGGGCGTGCCTCACGAATTCCTGGTGTAACGCCTGCTGCAGTTTCACTGCTGATTGTTCATTTAAAAAAACGATCCATCGTTGCCGACAAAACTAAAACTGATTTAAGCGCTTAA
- a CDS encoding M4 family metallopeptidase, translated as MKSQHVLKQIAYAGVLSASTLVSMTTLAAERINLEEHELTRAIRSIAPVHEILELESEKDAKPAAMMKFNSGIKKTRYQQHYKGVPVWGYTFVAGVDKQGVAGDFSGHLLRGLEQDNLVVEPSISADQALEIAKQQQGHAGFKSARIEHNDKQLYIYAENPEKPRLIYEVSYFTHDPEPTRPFYLIDAHTGEVVDSWEGINTREATGPGGNKKMGKYMYGKDHGMLPVDDQCRMSTENVETIDMKHQSSGGQVHKFSCPENTHKEINGAYSPLNDAHYFGMMVFKMYKEWFNMKPLPHKLKMRAHYRRNYDNAIWDGRAMSFGDGSRTFYPLTSLDVSAHEVSHGFTQHNSGLAYRGQSGGMNEAFSDMAGEAAEFHMFKKVDWLVGATITKSMKALRYFEKPSQDGRSIDHASKYRNGMDVHFSSGVYNRAFYNLANTSGWGVKSAFEVMVIANKMYWKQNTQFEDGACGVMKAAKDKGWSVGDVKAAFKVVGLGNRCNVPDGGDKPGDGDNPNPNPNPNPNPNPNPNPNPNPNPNPNPDPEPPQGDFKPMMNDMEVCLGSRSGSMQVNASSCSKNKSQQWKLDSKGLLHPANEPEKCLIMEQWWSGKNRAMVGSCNANDMKQRWTLSNGRLQNVAYNFAVIQHFYEKHKDWVGIWLKDENKKGQKWNWK; from the coding sequence ATGAAAAGTCAGCATGTTTTAAAACAAATTGCGTATGCTGGTGTGCTCAGTGCCAGTACTCTAGTTTCTATGACAACGCTAGCGGCAGAAAGAATTAACCTTGAAGAGCACGAATTAACTCGCGCTATACGTAGTATTGCACCTGTGCACGAAATTTTGGAATTAGAATCTGAAAAAGATGCTAAACCTGCTGCTATGATGAAATTTAATAGTGGTATTAAAAAAACTCGTTATCAGCAGCATTACAAAGGGGTGCCTGTTTGGGGATATACCTTTGTTGCTGGTGTTGATAAACAGGGTGTAGCAGGAGATTTTAGTGGTCATTTATTAAGAGGCCTTGAACAGGATAACTTAGTTGTTGAGCCAAGTATTTCTGCTGACCAGGCACTGGAAATTGCTAAACAGCAACAAGGGCATGCTGGTTTTAAATCAGCCAGAATAGAGCATAACGACAAACAACTTTATATATATGCTGAAAATCCAGAAAAACCTCGATTAATCTATGAAGTTTCGTATTTTACCCATGACCCAGAACCTACTCGCCCTTTTTATTTAATTGATGCTCATACCGGTGAAGTGGTTGATAGTTGGGAAGGTATCAATACAAGAGAAGCCACAGGCCCAGGTGGAAATAAAAAAATGGGTAAATACATGTATGGTAAAGACCATGGCATGCTACCTGTTGATGATCAGTGCCGGATGAGTACTGAGAATGTTGAAACCATCGACATGAAACATCAGAGTTCAGGTGGTCAGGTACATAAGTTTAGCTGTCCAGAAAATACTCACAAAGAAATTAATGGCGCCTATTCACCACTAAATGATGCCCATTATTTTGGAATGATGGTTTTCAAAATGTATAAAGAGTGGTTTAACATGAAGCCACTGCCACATAAATTAAAAATGCGTGCCCACTATCGTCGAAATTATGACAATGCCATTTGGGATGGCCGCGCAATGTCTTTTGGTGATGGAAGTAGAACCTTTTACCCACTTACATCATTAGATGTATCAGCCCATGAAGTTAGCCATGGTTTTACTCAGCATAATTCAGGTTTAGCATACCGAGGTCAGTCAGGTGGTATGAACGAGGCTTTCTCTGATATGGCGGGAGAAGCTGCTGAGTTTCATATGTTTAAAAAGGTAGACTGGCTGGTTGGTGCAACTATAACCAAAAGCATGAAAGCACTTCGTTATTTTGAAAAACCAAGTCAAGATGGACGCTCAATTGATCATGCCAGTAAGTATCGTAATGGGATGGATGTGCACTTTTCCAGTGGGGTTTATAACCGCGCTTTTTACAACCTAGCCAATACCAGTGGGTGGGGGGTTAAATCTGCCTTTGAAGTGATGGTTATTGCCAACAAAATGTATTGGAAACAAAATACCCAATTTGAAGACGGCGCTTGTGGGGTAATGAAAGCAGCTAAAGATAAAGGCTGGAGTGTTGGTGATGTTAAAGCAGCGTTTAAAGTAGTAGGGCTAGGCAACCGTTGTAATGTGCCTGATGGTGGTGATAAGCCAGGTGATGGTGATAATCCAAATCCCAACCCGAATCCAAACCCCAACCCGAATCCAAACCCCAACCCCAACCCAAATCCGAACCCCAATCCGAATCCAGACCCAGAGCCACCACAAGGTGACTTCAAGCCAATGATGAATGATATGGAGGTATGTTTAGGAAGCCGCAGTGGCAGTATGCAGGTGAATGCTAGTAGTTGTAGTAAAAATAAGAGCCAACAATGGAAATTGGATTCCAAAGGTTTATTACATCCAGCGAATGAGCCTGAGAAATGCCTGATCATGGAGCAATGGTGGAGTGGTAAAAACCGTGCGATGGTTGGTAGCTGTAATGCGAATGATATGAAGCAACGATGGACCCTTAGCAATGGCCGTTTACAAAATGTAGCTTATAACTTTGCAGTTATTCAGCACTTTTATGAGAAGCACAAGGACTGGGTTGGTATTTGGTTGAAGGATGAGAATAAAAAAGGACAGAAATGGAACTGGAAATAG
- a CDS encoding multicopper oxidase family protein: MAISRRQFLLSSAGIIAASQVPQLVLAAKEPGFDYVITAEEGSAELIHGINTSIWGFNGGYPAPVLRAKQGKRIRIKFINKLNEPTTIHWHGIRIDIAMDGVPFLSQPPIMPGETFIYNFVCPDAGTFWYHPHMNSTQQLGRGLVGALIVEEAETIDFDADIPLCLKNWHIDEKGEFTELSIPRYAARMGTPGRYETVNGKHKPTIEIPAGGLIRLRFLNVDNTLIYKIALKDFPAKIIAIDGNALSEPVPLTAHEIGAGMRLDIAFIAPEKSGEVIEVQNGKGRLFFDLLKLQTVTAKLPKRKNIPALPVNPIPEPDVKNAKTVNFLFEWSGAMTPADKNGIPKHEFWTINRRVWKGMSKSNLPVPLAELKLGKTYIFDMKNVTPHKHPIHMHGHTFTVLWSNKKKIRPYHTDTVLMEKNERVKIAFVADNPGRWMFHCHVIEHMKTGLMGYISVV, encoded by the coding sequence ATGGCAATTTCCCGGCGTCAGTTTTTGTTATCCTCTGCAGGTATTATAGCGGCTAGCCAAGTTCCTCAACTTGTATTAGCAGCAAAAGAACCTGGCTTTGACTATGTAATAACAGCCGAAGAAGGCTCTGCCGAACTCATCCATGGTATTAACACTTCAATTTGGGGATTCAATGGTGGTTATCCCGCACCTGTATTACGTGCAAAACAGGGTAAACGCATTCGGATAAAGTTTATTAACAAACTAAACGAACCCACTACAATTCATTGGCATGGTATTCGAATTGATATCGCAATGGATGGTGTGCCATTTTTATCACAGCCACCAATTATGCCTGGCGAAACCTTTATCTATAACTTTGTTTGTCCTGATGCTGGCACATTTTGGTACCACCCCCACATGAACAGCACCCAACAGCTTGGCAGAGGTTTAGTGGGTGCCTTAATTGTTGAAGAAGCAGAAACAATTGATTTTGATGCAGACATCCCTCTTTGTTTGAAAAACTGGCATATTGATGAGAAGGGAGAGTTTACCGAGTTATCAATCCCTCGCTATGCTGCCAGAATGGGAACACCTGGCCGTTACGAAACAGTTAATGGTAAACACAAACCGACAATCGAAATTCCTGCGGGTGGATTGATAAGATTACGATTTTTAAATGTCGATAACACCCTTATTTATAAAATTGCTTTAAAAGACTTCCCAGCAAAAATCATTGCTATAGACGGTAATGCGCTGAGCGAACCTGTGCCATTAACAGCCCATGAAATCGGTGCAGGAATGCGTTTAGATATTGCTTTTATCGCGCCAGAAAAATCAGGTGAAGTTATTGAAGTACAAAATGGAAAAGGCCGGCTTTTCTTTGATCTGTTAAAATTGCAGACAGTTACAGCTAAGTTACCAAAAAGAAAAAATATCCCTGCATTGCCAGTCAACCCCATCCCAGAACCAGATGTAAAGAATGCCAAAACTGTAAATTTTTTATTTGAATGGTCTGGCGCTATGACGCCAGCAGATAAAAACGGTATACCCAAGCATGAATTTTGGACTATCAACCGCCGTGTCTGGAAAGGAATGAGCAAAAGTAATTTACCCGTACCGTTAGCAGAATTAAAACTTGGCAAAACCTATATCTTTGATATGAAAAATGTCACTCCACATAAACATCCTATTCATATGCATGGTCATACATTTACTGTTTTATGGTCAAATAAAAAGAAAATCAGACCATACCATACAGATACTGTTTTAATGGAAAAAAATGAAAGGGTGAAAATTGCTTTTGTGGCAGATAACCCAGGTAGATGGATGTTTCACTGCCATGTGATTGAGCATATGAAAACAGGATTAATGGGGTATATTTCGGTTGTTTAA
- the hmpA gene encoding NO-inducible flavohemoprotein, producing the protein MLDTNTINTVKATVPLLEKAGTAITEHFYKRMFTHNPELLNIFNESHQHTGEQPKALFNAVLAYAKFIDKPEVLTGAIEHIAQKHTGFLIQPEHYPIVGNHLLATLKELAPEVATDEVLEAWGKAYQVLAGIFIEREATIYSEYERVEGGWKGPREFTVIEKTIESELITSFKLAPVDGKPVKSFKPGQYLSVMTKPESSAYQEIRQYSLSDKPNGQTYRISVRREDRGLKPGIVSNYLHEQIKVGDTLKVLPPAGDFYLQANQETPVVLISAGVGLTPLVSMLNTLVASNHQAPIFYLHACEHSKVHAFKSFIKQTEAENNNIQSIIWYRQPEATDLQGIDYQFEGTMQLDAIKQQLLLPNAQYYLCGPFGFMQAVNQQLLTMGVEPNQVHYEVFGPQQTL; encoded by the coding sequence ATGCTAGACACAAACACCATCAACACAGTTAAAGCCACCGTACCACTATTAGAAAAAGCGGGCACAGCAATTACTGAACACTTCTATAAAAGAATGTTTACCCACAACCCAGAACTGCTAAATATTTTCAATGAGAGTCATCAACACACCGGAGAACAACCAAAAGCCTTATTTAATGCTGTATTAGCCTATGCTAAGTTTATTGATAAGCCTGAAGTGCTCACTGGCGCTATTGAGCATATTGCACAAAAACACACTGGTTTTTTAATTCAACCAGAACACTACCCCATAGTCGGTAATCATTTGTTGGCTACGTTAAAAGAATTAGCGCCTGAAGTAGCAACAGATGAAGTATTAGAGGCTTGGGGGAAAGCTTATCAAGTTCTAGCAGGTATTTTTATAGAGCGTGAGGCCACCATTTATAGTGAATATGAGCGAGTAGAGGGTGGTTGGAAAGGCCCGCGAGAATTTACAGTGATAGAAAAAACCATTGAAAGTGAGTTAATCACCTCATTTAAATTAGCTCCTGTTGATGGAAAACCTGTAAAAAGTTTTAAACCTGGGCAATACCTAAGTGTAATGACCAAACCAGAGTCATCTGCATATCAAGAAATACGACAATACTCATTATCTGACAAACCGAATGGCCAAACTTATCGTATTAGCGTGCGACGAGAAGATAGAGGATTAAAACCAGGCATTGTATCTAATTACCTTCATGAGCAAATCAAGGTAGGCGATACTTTAAAAGTGTTACCTCCTGCTGGTGACTTTTATTTGCAAGCCAACCAAGAAACACCTGTTGTACTTATTTCTGCTGGAGTGGGTTTAACACCACTGGTAAGCATGTTAAATACCTTAGTTGCCAGCAATCACCAAGCTCCCATCTTTTACTTACATGCCTGTGAGCACAGTAAAGTACATGCATTTAAGTCGTTTATTAAGCAAACTGAAGCTGAAAATAACAATATTCAATCTATTATCTGGTATCGCCAACCGGAAGCAACTGACCTACAAGGGATAGATTACCAGTTTGAAGGAACTATGCAGCTTGATGCTATTAAACAACAATTGTTATTGCCTAATGCTCAATACTACCTGTGTGGTCCATTTGGTTTTATGCAGGCAGTTAACCAACAGCTGTTAACTATGGGAGTAGAACCAAACCAAGTGCATTATGAAGTATTTGGGCCACAACAAACCTTATAA